Proteins co-encoded in one Streptomyces sp. JH34 genomic window:
- a CDS encoding transglycosylase SLT domain-containing protein, which produces MPENGKHRRFRTSSLTRGIIAVTTGGAALALPLIGATGAFAAPAQSPAVAKAVTSTAATGKGIAAQKSESTSYSVILGDTLAKIAREHSVNGGWKALYEDNQKAVGGNPDLIHPGLKLTIGAKAGNKSADKAEKAESKASASSDRADKSADRADRSERTSTSLAAEGAPAATEATPAAEPVSYTNDLDGWIKESLAVMAEHGIPGTYEGIHRNIIRESAGNPQAINDWDINAINGVPSKGLLQVIDPTFQAYHVPGTSMDSYDPVANITAACNYAADKYGSIDNVFGAY; this is translated from the coding sequence ATGCCCGAAAACGGTAAGCACCGTCGTTTCAGGACCAGTTCGCTCACACGCGGCATCATCGCCGTGACCACGGGTGGAGCTGCCCTGGCCCTCCCTCTGATCGGTGCGACCGGCGCCTTCGCGGCCCCGGCCCAGTCGCCCGCCGTCGCAAAGGCTGTGACGTCGACTGCCGCGACCGGCAAGGGAATTGCCGCGCAGAAGTCCGAGTCGACCAGCTATTCCGTGATCTTGGGTGACACCCTCGCCAAGATCGCTCGTGAGCATTCCGTCAACGGTGGCTGGAAGGCCCTTTACGAGGACAACCAGAAGGCTGTCGGTGGAAACCCGGACCTGATTCACCCCGGTCTGAAGCTGACCATCGGCGCCAAGGCCGGCAACAAGTCGGCGGACAAGGCGGAGAAGGCCGAATCCAAGGCATCCGCCTCCTCCGACCGTGCCGACAAGAGCGCTGACCGCGCCGACCGCTCTGAGCGCACGAGCACCTCCCTGGCCGCGGAGGGCGCCCCTGCCGCCACCGAGGCCACTCCCGCCGCCGAGCCGGTCAGCTACACGAACGACCTCGACGGCTGGATCAAGGAGTCGCTCGCCGTCATGGCGGAGCACGGCATCCCCGGCACCTACGAGGGCATCCACCGCAACATCATCCGTGAGTCCGCGGGCAACCCCCAGGCGATCAACGACTGGGACATCAACGCGATCAACGGTGTCCCGTCCAAGGGGCTGCTCCAGGTCATCGACCCGACCTTCCAGGCCTACCACGTGCCCGGTACGTCGATGGACAGCTACGACCCGGTCGCCAACATCACGGCCGCGTGCAACTACGCCGCGGACAAGTACGGTTCGATCGACAACGTCTTCGGGGCCTACTGA
- a CDS encoding ferredoxin, with product MKVTLDQDKCVASGQCVVAADDVFDQDDDGIAVLLDPAPPSARADDVQQAAAVCPALAIRIQD from the coding sequence ATGAAAGTGACCCTCGACCAGGACAAGTGCGTGGCGTCCGGCCAGTGCGTGGTCGCCGCGGACGACGTGTTCGACCAGGACGACGACGGCATCGCCGTACTGCTCGATCCCGCGCCGCCGTCGGCCCGCGCCGACGACGTCCAGCAGGCCGCAGCCGTCTGCCCCGCCCTCGCCATCCGTATCCAGGACTGA
- a CDS encoding cytochrome P450 yields the protein MTSTVSTEGAHAPSAPEFPMPRAAGCPFDPPPALKSEQELGSLRKVRLWDGTTPWLVTRYADQRALLADPRISADVTRPGYPSPTPLRGASFSFILMDDPEHARQRRMVTAPFTIKRVEAMRPAVQKIVDGLIDDMLAGPPRADLVQAFALPVPSLVICELLGVPYTDHDFFQENSKTLISRSAAPEQRGAAHANLTGYLDELMGHKIARPADDLLSGLGTRVEAGELSRREAAEMGVLLLLAGHETTANMIALGTLALLEHPDQLALLRGTEDPRAVAGAVEELLRYLNITHGGRRRVALEDIEIGGEVIRAGEGVIVPNDIGNRDPEVFTDPDRLDLGRDARRHVAFGFGVHQCLGQPLARMELQVVYSTLYRRVPTLRLDARLEEVPFKHDGSVYGVYELPVAW from the coding sequence ATGACCAGCACGGTATCCACGGAAGGGGCGCACGCGCCCTCGGCCCCGGAATTCCCGATGCCCCGGGCGGCGGGCTGTCCGTTCGACCCACCGCCCGCACTGAAGTCGGAGCAGGAACTGGGGTCGCTCAGGAAGGTCCGGCTGTGGGACGGGACCACACCCTGGCTGGTCACCCGCTACGCCGACCAGCGCGCCCTCCTCGCCGACCCGAGGATCAGCGCCGACGTCACCCGCCCCGGCTACCCGAGCCCCACGCCCTTGCGGGGGGCGAGCTTCAGCTTCATCCTCATGGACGACCCCGAACACGCCCGTCAGCGGCGGATGGTCACGGCTCCCTTCACCATCAAGCGGGTCGAGGCGATGCGCCCGGCCGTCCAGAAGATCGTGGACGGTCTGATCGACGACATGCTGGCGGGGCCCCCACGGGCCGACCTCGTCCAGGCCTTCGCCCTCCCCGTCCCCTCGCTCGTGATCTGCGAACTGCTCGGAGTGCCCTACACCGACCACGACTTCTTCCAGGAGAACAGCAAGACCCTCATCAGCCGCAGCGCGGCACCCGAGCAGCGGGGCGCGGCCCACGCCAACCTGACCGGCTATCTGGACGAGCTGATGGGCCACAAGATCGCCCGGCCCGCCGACGACCTCCTGTCAGGTCTCGGCACCCGCGTCGAGGCGGGGGAACTGTCCCGCCGGGAGGCGGCGGAGATGGGCGTGCTCCTGCTGCTGGCCGGACACGAGACCACCGCCAACATGATCGCTCTGGGCACCCTCGCCCTGCTCGAGCACCCCGACCAGCTCGCCCTGCTGCGCGGAACCGAGGACCCCAGGGCGGTCGCCGGCGCCGTCGAGGAACTGCTGCGCTACCTCAACATCACCCACGGGGGCCGCCGTCGCGTGGCCCTCGAGGACATCGAGATCGGCGGCGAGGTGATCCGGGCCGGTGAGGGGGTCATCGTGCCCAACGACATCGGCAACCGCGACCCCGAGGTCTTCACCGACCCGGACCGGCTCGACCTCGGGCGGGACGCCCGGCGCCATGTGGCCTTCGGTTTCGGCGTGCACCAGTGCCTCGGGCAGCCGCTGGCCCGCATGGAGCTGCAGGTCGTCTACAGCACCCTCTACCGGCGCGTCCCCACCCTGCGTCTGGACGCCCGCCTGGAGGAAGTGCCGTTCAAACACGACGGGTCCGTGTACGGCGTGTACGAACTGCCCGTGGCCTGGTGA
- a CDS encoding FAD/NAD(P)-binding oxidoreductase: MTPSRVLVVGASAAGLATAEALRRKGYGGTLTLLGGEPHPPYDRPPLSKQVLAGSRTPDTTRLRAPEALAALDAELLLGDPAVHLDPRTRTVRTASGRELRADAVVVATGLRARTLPGRTGADGVHVLRTLDDALALRSGLLAARRLVVVGEGVLGCEIAATARTMGLEVTLAGPRPGPMLTQFGPVVSDLLAALHTGNGVHLRLGHAVTGLTTEQGRVTGVRLDTDEVLPADVVVVAIGGDPATGWLEGSGLRVDDGIVCDSRCRAAEGIYAVGDVASWHHELLDAPMRLENRTNATEQAMAVADNILGADRPYVPVPYFWTDQFDARVQAHGLLGPDADVTVVDGDPATGRFVARYERDGRVTGVLGWSMPKQARLRRQEIGGPAPTLEPSAP; this comes from the coding sequence ATGACCCCCTCCCGCGTTCTCGTCGTCGGCGCTTCCGCAGCCGGACTGGCAACCGCTGAGGCACTGCGCCGCAAGGGCTACGGCGGCACGCTGACCCTGCTCGGCGGCGAACCGCACCCGCCCTACGACCGCCCTCCCCTCTCCAAGCAGGTCCTGGCCGGCAGCAGGACCCCCGACACGACCCGGCTGCGGGCCCCCGAAGCTCTGGCGGCCCTGGACGCCGAACTGCTCCTCGGTGACCCGGCGGTCCACCTCGACCCCCGGACCCGGACGGTGCGTACCGCGTCGGGGCGCGAACTGCGCGCCGACGCCGTCGTGGTCGCCACCGGACTGCGGGCCAGAACCCTGCCCGGCCGGACCGGCGCCGACGGAGTGCACGTACTGAGGACGCTCGACGACGCCCTCGCGCTGCGGTCCGGCCTGCTGGCCGCGCGGCGGCTCGTCGTGGTCGGTGAAGGAGTCCTCGGCTGCGAGATCGCCGCCACCGCGCGCACCATGGGCCTGGAGGTCACCCTGGCCGGCCCCAGGCCGGGGCCCATGCTCACCCAGTTCGGCCCCGTGGTGTCGGACCTGCTCGCCGCGCTGCACACCGGGAACGGCGTACACCTGCGGCTGGGTCACGCGGTGACCGGACTGACCACGGAACAGGGCCGGGTCACCGGAGTGCGTCTGGACACGGACGAGGTGCTGCCCGCCGACGTGGTGGTCGTCGCCATCGGGGGAGACCCCGCCACCGGCTGGCTGGAGGGCAGCGGGCTGCGCGTCGACGACGGAATCGTCTGCGACTCCCGCTGCCGGGCGGCTGAGGGGATCTACGCCGTCGGGGACGTGGCCTCCTGGCACCACGAACTCCTCGACGCACCCATGCGCCTGGAGAACCGTACGAACGCCACGGAACAGGCCATGGCCGTCGCCGACAACATCCTCGGCGCCGACCGGCCCTACGTCCCCGTGCCCTATTTCTGGACCGACCAGTTCGACGCCCGCGTCCAGGCCCACGGCCTGCTCGGGCCGGACGCCGACGTGACCGTCGTGGACGGCGATCCGGCCACCGGGCGTTTCGTCGCCCGCTACGAGCGCGACGGCAGGGTCACGGGCGTCCTCGGCTGGAGCATGCCCAAGCAGGCGCGACTGCGCCGCCAGGAGATCGGCGGCCCGGCCCCGACCCTCGAACCGTCCGCGCCGTGA
- a CDS encoding TetR/AcrR family transcriptional regulator, translating to MERTVRAEQVSGTRERILHTAERLFAERGVYAVSNRRVSEAAQQGNNAAVGYHFGTKADLVRAIARKHSRQIEEARERRLAGIRDPSDIGEWVACLVRPTTEHLATLGSPTWFARFCAQVMTDPALQDIMAEESLACPPTLRTLEGLNRCLPDLPADVHAERAAMSTNLILHTCAERERALADNTSTPRTNWHDTATGLIDAVVGLWTAPVTPCR from the coding sequence ATGGAACGCACGGTGCGGGCCGAGCAGGTCAGCGGGACCAGGGAGCGGATCCTGCACACCGCCGAGCGGCTGTTCGCCGAGCGCGGGGTGTACGCGGTGTCCAACCGCCGGGTCAGCGAGGCCGCGCAGCAGGGCAACAACGCGGCGGTCGGCTACCACTTCGGGACGAAGGCCGACCTGGTGCGCGCCATCGCCCGGAAGCACAGCCGGCAGATCGAGGAGGCCCGTGAACGTCGGCTCGCCGGCATCCGGGACCCGTCGGACATAGGGGAGTGGGTGGCCTGCCTGGTGCGCCCCACCACGGAGCACCTCGCCACGCTGGGCAGCCCCACCTGGTTCGCGCGGTTCTGCGCCCAGGTCATGACCGACCCGGCGCTGCAGGACATCATGGCCGAGGAGTCGCTCGCCTGCCCGCCGACCCTGCGGACCCTCGAAGGGCTCAACCGGTGCCTCCCCGACCTGCCCGCCGACGTCCATGCCGAGCGGGCCGCCATGTCGACCAACCTGATCCTCCACACCTGCGCGGAGCGTGAACGCGCTCTCGCGGACAACACCTCCACGCCCCGCACGAACTGGCACGACACCGCCACCGGTCTGATCGACGCCGTCGTCGGACTCTGGACGGCACCGGTCACGCCCTGCCGCTGA
- a CDS encoding helix-turn-helix transcriptional regulator, whose amino-acid sequence MKSYTIGQAARLLGVSPDTARRWADAGRVTTHRDESGRRLIDGRDLAAFSVEVAQAGSGEEETSYTSARNAFPGIVTAVKLGDVAAQVEIQAGPHRLVSLLTREAVEELGLEVGMQATARVKSTSVHIDRA is encoded by the coding sequence ATGAAGTCCTACACCATCGGCCAGGCGGCACGTCTTCTCGGCGTGAGCCCGGACACCGCCCGTCGCTGGGCGGATGCCGGCCGGGTCACGACCCATCGTGACGAGAGCGGGCGCCGCCTCATCGACGGGCGTGACCTGGCGGCGTTCTCCGTCGAGGTCGCGCAGGCCGGATCCGGCGAGGAGGAGACCTCCTACACCTCGGCGCGGAACGCCTTCCCGGGCATCGTCACCGCGGTGAAGCTCGGTGACGTAGCCGCCCAGGTCGAGATCCAGGCAGGACCGCACCGCCTCGTGTCCCTGCTGACCCGGGAGGCCGTGGAGGAGTTGGGGCTGGAGGTCGGGATGCAGGCGACGGCACGTGTGAAGTCGACCAGCGTGCACATCGACCGCGCCTGA
- a CDS encoding flavodoxin family protein, with amino-acid sequence MATLLIVHHTPSPNCQALFEAVVSGATTEDIEGVRVVRRAALSTTASDVLAADGYLLGTPANLGYMSGALKHFFDQVYYPCLDATKGRPFGYYVHGGNDVTGAVRGIEAITTGLGWRRAADAVTVTGEPGKADTEACWELGATVAAGLMD; translated from the coding sequence GTGGCCACTCTGCTGATCGTGCATCACACCCCGTCGCCCAACTGCCAGGCACTGTTCGAGGCGGTGGTCTCCGGCGCGACGACGGAAGACATCGAGGGCGTACGGGTCGTGCGGCGGGCCGCGCTCTCCACCACGGCGTCCGACGTACTCGCGGCCGACGGCTATCTGCTCGGCACCCCGGCGAACCTCGGGTACATGTCCGGCGCCCTGAAGCACTTCTTCGACCAGGTCTACTACCCGTGCCTGGACGCGACGAAGGGCCGCCCCTTCGGCTACTACGTGCACGGCGGGAACGACGTCACCGGTGCCGTACGCGGCATCGAGGCCATCACGACGGGCCTCGGATGGCGTCGCGCGGCGGACGCCGTGACCGTCACCGGCGAGCCGGGCAAGGCCGACACCGAGGCCTGCTGGGAGCTGGGGGCGACGGTCGCCGCCGGACTGATGGACTGA
- a CDS encoding heavy metal translocating P-type ATPase: MTPTTPGAARVELAVGGMTCASCAARIEKKLNRMEGVQATVNYATEKAMVAYAEDVSVDDLIATVEATGYTAQPPAPPRAEPGTADDRAGGGAEDERADTELRSLRQRLVTAVVLAAPVVAMAMAPALQFEYWQWLSLTLAAPVVTYAAWPFHRAAWTNARHGAATMDTLISVGTSAAFLWSLWALFLGTAGMPGMTHPFEFTISRSDGAGNIYLEAAAGVTAFILAGRYFEARSKRKAGAALKALMELGAKEVTVLRDGREITLPTAGLRVGDRFLVRPGEKIATDGTVVEGSSAVDVSMLTGESVPVEVAAGDPVTGATLNAGGRLVVEATRVGADTQLARMAALVEEAQSGKASAQRLADRISAVFVPVVMGLALATLGFWLGSGAGLTAAFTAAVAVLIIACPCALGLATPTALLVGTGRGAQLGILIKGPEVLENTRKADTILLDKTGTVTTGRMTLLKVHTAGPADETEVLRLAGALEHSSEHPIARAVAEGAAARVGALPVPEDFANVPGLGVQGVVDGRAVLVGREKLLGEWAIELPEELRTAGEEAEKNGRTVIAVAWDGEARAVLEVADAVKDTSAEAVRRLRALGLTPVLLTGDNTSVAESVAAQVGIDEVVAEVMPQDKVDVVKRLQAEGRSVAMVGDGVNDAAALAQADLGLAMGTGTDAAIEAGDLTLVRGDLRVAADAIRLSRRTLGTIRSNLFWAFAYNVAALPLAAAGLLNPMIAGAAMAFSSVFVVGNSLRLRGFRAAG; encoded by the coding sequence ATGACTCCCACCACTCCCGGCGCGGCCCGGGTCGAGCTAGCCGTCGGCGGCATGACCTGCGCTTCGTGCGCGGCCCGGATCGAGAAGAAGCTCAACCGCATGGAGGGGGTCCAGGCCACCGTCAACTACGCCACGGAGAAGGCCATGGTGGCCTACGCCGAGGACGTCTCGGTCGACGACCTGATCGCCACGGTCGAGGCCACCGGCTACACGGCCCAGCCGCCCGCCCCACCACGGGCCGAGCCCGGGACCGCCGACGACCGGGCCGGCGGCGGAGCCGAGGACGAGCGCGCCGACACCGAGCTGCGGTCCTTGCGGCAGAGGCTCGTCACCGCGGTCGTGCTGGCCGCGCCGGTCGTCGCGATGGCGATGGCCCCGGCTCTTCAGTTCGAGTACTGGCAGTGGCTCTCCCTCACGCTGGCCGCGCCGGTCGTGACCTACGCGGCCTGGCCCTTCCACCGTGCCGCCTGGACCAACGCCCGGCACGGCGCCGCCACCATGGACACCCTGATCTCGGTCGGCACGTCGGCGGCCTTCCTTTGGTCGTTGTGGGCGCTCTTCCTGGGGACCGCGGGGATGCCGGGCATGACGCACCCCTTCGAATTCACCATCAGCCGGAGCGACGGAGCGGGAAACATCTACCTGGAGGCCGCCGCCGGTGTCACGGCCTTCATCCTGGCCGGCCGGTACTTCGAGGCCCGCTCGAAGCGCAAGGCGGGTGCCGCGCTCAAGGCACTCATGGAGCTGGGCGCCAAGGAGGTCACCGTGCTGCGCGACGGCCGTGAGATCACCCTGCCCACGGCCGGGCTGCGGGTCGGGGACCGCTTCCTGGTGCGCCCCGGCGAGAAGATCGCCACGGACGGCACGGTGGTGGAGGGCTCTTCCGCCGTCGACGTCTCCATGCTGACCGGCGAGTCGGTGCCCGTCGAGGTCGCCGCCGGTGACCCCGTCACGGGAGCGACCCTCAACGCGGGTGGCCGACTGGTCGTCGAGGCCACCAGGGTCGGTGCCGACACCCAGCTGGCCCGGATGGCCGCGCTCGTGGAGGAGGCGCAGAGCGGGAAGGCCTCCGCCCAGCGGCTCGCGGACAGGATCTCGGCGGTCTTCGTGCCCGTCGTCATGGGGCTGGCGCTCGCGACACTCGGCTTCTGGCTCGGTTCGGGCGCCGGACTCACCGCCGCGTTCACCGCGGCCGTCGCCGTGCTGATCATCGCCTGCCCCTGCGCTCTCGGCCTTGCCACGCCGACCGCCCTGCTGGTCGGCACCGGGCGCGGGGCCCAGCTCGGCATCCTGATCAAGGGGCCGGAGGTCCTGGAGAACACCCGCAAGGCCGACACGATCCTGCTCGACAAGACGGGCACCGTCACCACGGGGCGCATGACGCTGCTGAAGGTCCACACCGCCGGACCCGCGGACGAGACCGAAGTGCTGCGCCTCGCGGGCGCGTTGGAGCACTCCTCCGAACACCCGATCGCCCGGGCCGTCGCCGAGGGCGCCGCAGCGAGGGTGGGAGCGCTGCCCGTGCCCGAGGACTTCGCCAACGTTCCGGGCCTCGGCGTCCAGGGCGTCGTGGACGGCCGTGCCGTGCTCGTCGGCCGCGAGAAGCTGCTGGGCGAATGGGCCATCGAGCTTCCCGAAGAGCTCAGGACCGCCGGGGAGGAGGCCGAGAAGAACGGGAGGACGGTGATCGCCGTGGCGTGGGACGGCGAGGCGCGTGCGGTCCTGGAGGTCGCCGACGCGGTGAAGGACACCAGCGCCGAAGCGGTCCGCAGGCTGCGCGCGCTCGGGCTGACCCCCGTCCTGCTGACCGGCGACAACACGTCGGTCGCCGAATCCGTCGCGGCGCAGGTCGGAATCGACGAGGTCGTCGCCGAGGTCATGCCGCAGGACAAGGTCGACGTCGTCAAGAGGCTCCAGGCGGAAGGGCGCAGCGTCGCCATGGTCGGCGACGGTGTCAACGACGCCGCGGCGCTCGCCCAGGCGGACCTGGGCCTGGCCATGGGGACCGGCACGGACGCCGCCATCGAGGCCGGCGACCTGACACTCGTACGAGGGGACCTGCGGGTCGCCGCCGATGCCATCCGGCTCTCCCGCAGGACGCTGGGCACCATCCGCTCCAATCTGTTCTGGGCCTTCGCCTACAACGTCGCGGCCCTCCCGCTGGCCGCGGCCGGTCTGCTCAACCCGATGATCGCGGGGGCCGCCATGGCCTTCTCCTCGGTCTTCGTCGTCGGCAACAGCCTTCGTCTGCGCGGCTTCCGCGCCGCCGGCTGA
- a CDS encoding LysR family transcriptional regulator, which translates to MGDVEIRQVHYFIAVAEEGNFTRAAHRLSMTQPALSRAVLALEKSVGAALLLRTPKGVTLTAAGHAMLEEGRSLLAQAGNMTSRVRRAAERNASVTVTGPGCDAALLDGMVQSYNEADPAHQARTAVGTIDDQLGRLRSGEADIALVRAPVGGNGLSGVVLRRERISVLVGAQHRLAGAKTLRIADLAGEPLLGWQGAGPQLNDPRLWPDGLPGTPGPQVSDGLQMLAVVRLGQAVALAASPSGGAGAPEGTVGIRLEDGPAVPLRLVWPKERTTPGIRRFAGHAVALFREPARGGPAQEVPDRAAGRSAGTRSAATAG; encoded by the coding sequence ATGGGTGACGTGGAGATACGGCAGGTCCACTACTTCATCGCCGTGGCGGAGGAGGGCAACTTCACCCGCGCCGCACACCGCCTGTCGATGACACAGCCCGCGCTCTCGCGCGCGGTCCTGGCCCTGGAGAAGTCCGTCGGCGCCGCTCTGCTGCTGCGCACACCGAAGGGCGTCACGCTCACCGCCGCCGGCCACGCGATGCTGGAGGAGGGCAGGTCGCTCCTGGCCCAGGCGGGGAACATGACCTCACGGGTACGCCGGGCTGCCGAGCGGAACGCCTCGGTGACGGTGACCGGCCCCGGCTGTGACGCGGCCCTGCTGGACGGGATGGTCCAGTCGTACAACGAAGCCGACCCGGCGCATCAGGCCCGGACGGCCGTCGGCACGATCGACGACCAGCTCGGCCGGCTGCGCTCGGGTGAGGCCGACATCGCCCTCGTCCGCGCCCCCGTCGGCGGCAACGGACTGAGCGGCGTGGTGCTGCGCCGCGAACGGATCAGCGTGCTGGTGGGCGCCCAGCACCGGCTGGCGGGCGCGAAGACCCTGCGGATCGCCGACCTGGCCGGTGAACCACTGCTCGGCTGGCAGGGCGCAGGCCCCCAGCTCAACGACCCGCGCCTCTGGCCGGACGGGCTGCCGGGGACGCCGGGCCCCCAGGTGAGCGACGGTCTGCAGATGCTGGCTGTGGTCCGGCTCGGGCAGGCGGTCGCGCTCGCCGCGTCGCCTTCGGGCGGCGCCGGCGCACCTGAGGGAACCGTCGGCATCCGTCTGGAGGACGGGCCGGCCGTGCCCCTGCGCCTGGTCTGGCCGAAGGAGCGGACGACACCCGGCATCCGGCGCTTCGCCGGACACGCCGTCGCGTTGTTCCGGGAGCCGGCACGGGGCGGTCCGGCGCAGGAGGTGCCGGACCGGGCGGCGGGCAGGAGCGCCGGGACCCGGTCCGCCGCCACGGCCGGCTGA
- a CDS encoding SDR family NAD(P)-dependent oxidoreductase — translation MTQYAPRAVVTAGTGGIGLETALGLARRGWDLTLVGRDQDRGGAAVARVDEAAGRRAGRFVSADLSSLAETRRLGERLAGEGGLALLVNNVGGMWTERRESPEGVEMSIALNHLSPYVLTGTLTDALAEAAPSRIVNVTSSAVAAAQGVFDAAEPPGPHYGLAATGRAKLAHLAHTLELAGRLRPRGISVFAADPGAAATDNAAQMTVDILPPALRPHWEEIKKGVSAPVAAAAAGPLAAATDPAMEGRTGLVIGSGGTVDETLLAFVSPELTEAVRVWTAELLAKAGHGS, via the coding sequence ATGACTCAGTACGCCCCGAGGGCAGTGGTGACGGCCGGCACCGGCGGCATTGGACTGGAGACGGCCCTCGGGCTGGCGCGCCGGGGGTGGGACCTCACGCTCGTCGGTCGCGACCAGGACAGGGGCGGGGCGGCGGTGGCCCGCGTCGACGAGGCGGCGGGGCGCCGCGCCGGGCGTTTCGTCAGCGCGGATCTGTCGTCACTCGCCGAGACCCGGCGGCTGGGAGAGCGACTCGCCGGCGAGGGCGGCCTCGCCCTGCTGGTGAACAACGTGGGTGGCATGTGGACCGAGCGCCGGGAGAGCCCGGAGGGCGTCGAGATGAGCATCGCCCTCAACCACCTCTCGCCCTACGTCCTCACCGGGACGCTGACCGACGCGCTCGCCGAGGCGGCACCGAGCCGCATCGTGAACGTCACGTCGAGCGCCGTCGCCGCGGCGCAGGGGGTGTTCGACGCGGCCGAACCGCCCGGCCCCCACTACGGTCTCGCCGCCACCGGACGGGCCAAGCTGGCCCATCTCGCCCATACCCTGGAGCTCGCCGGCCGGCTTCGCCCCCGGGGCATCTCGGTCTTCGCCGCCGACCCCGGTGCGGCCGCGACGGACAACGCGGCACAGATGACGGTCGACATCCTGCCTCCCGCGCTGCGGCCCCACTGGGAGGAGATCAAGAAGGGTGTCTCGGCCCCGGTGGCGGCGGCCGCGGCGGGGCCCCTGGCCGCCGCCACCGATCCGGCGATGGAAGGACGCACCGGTCTGGTGATCGGGTCCGGTGGGACCGTGGACGAGACACTCCTGGCCTTCGTCTCCCCCGAACTCACCGAGGCCGTGCGTGTCTGGACGGCCGAGCTTCTGGCGAAGGCGGGCCACGGGTCCTGA
- a CDS encoding enolase C-terminal domain-like protein codes for MNQPTVTHFAVYPVAGRDSMELNLSGAHGPFFTRNVVVLKDSEGRTGLGEVPGGERITRTLRDSESLVLGAKVGDYQRVLREIGSRFADRDSGGRGAQTFDLRTTVHAVTAVESALLDLLGQHLDVPVAALLGDGQQRNSVRVLGYLFYVGDPDRTELDYVREPGSDVDWYRIRHEEALTPGAIVRQAEAAHDLYGFRDFKLKGGVLAGPEEVEAVRALKDRFPSARITLDPNGAWSLREAVELCSPLVGTLAYAEDPCGAEDGYSGREVLAEFRRATGLPTATNMIATDWRQLTHALALQSVSIPLADPHFWTMRGSVRVAQLCNAMGLTWGCHSNNHFDISLAMITHCGAAAPGEYNALDTHWIWQEGLERLTVAPPRISDGEIAVPDAPGLGVELDTDRLHAAHELYLKEALGARDDADAMQYLVPGWTFDAKRPCLVR; via the coding sequence ATGAACCAGCCGACCGTCACCCACTTCGCCGTCTATCCCGTCGCCGGCCGCGACTCCATGGAGCTGAACCTCTCCGGCGCCCACGGCCCCTTCTTCACCCGCAACGTCGTCGTCCTGAAGGACTCCGAGGGCCGCACGGGACTCGGGGAGGTGCCCGGAGGCGAGAGGATCACCCGGACACTCCGCGACTCCGAGTCGCTGGTCCTCGGCGCGAAGGTGGGCGACTACCAGCGCGTCCTGCGCGAGATCGGAAGCAGGTTCGCGGACCGCGACTCCGGCGGACGCGGCGCCCAGACCTTCGATCTGCGGACCACCGTCCACGCCGTCACGGCCGTCGAGTCGGCCCTGCTCGACCTGCTGGGCCAGCACCTCGACGTGCCGGTCGCGGCCCTGCTGGGCGACGGTCAGCAGCGGAACTCCGTCAGGGTGCTGGGCTACCTCTTCTACGTCGGCGACCCCGACCGCACGGAGCTGGACTACGTCCGCGAGCCCGGGTCCGACGTCGACTGGTACCGCATCCGCCACGAGGAGGCCCTCACCCCCGGGGCGATCGTCCGCCAGGCCGAGGCCGCCCACGACCTGTACGGCTTCCGGGACTTCAAGCTGAAGGGCGGAGTCCTCGCGGGGCCCGAGGAGGTCGAGGCCGTCCGCGCGCTCAAGGACCGCTTTCCCTCGGCGCGGATCACCCTGGACCCGAACGGCGCCTGGTCGCTGCGCGAGGCGGTCGAACTGTGCTCCCCGCTCGTGGGCACCCTCGCCTACGCCGAGGACCCCTGCGGGGCTGAGGACGGCTACTCGGGGCGCGAGGTCCTGGCCGAGTTCCGCCGTGCCACGGGTCTACCGACCGCGACCAACATGATCGCCACCGACTGGCGGCAGCTGACCCACGCCCTCGCCCTGCAGTCGGTCTCCATCCCGCTCGCCGACCCGCACTTCTGGACCATGCGGGGATCGGTGCGCGTGGCCCAGCTGTGCAACGCGATGGGCCTGACCTGGGGCTGTCACTCCAACAACCACTTCGACATCTCCCTCGCCATGATCACCCACTGCGGTGCCGCGGCCCCGGGGGAGTACAACGCCCTGGACACGCACTGGATCTGGCAGGAGGGCCTGGAGCGGCTCACCGTCGCCCCGCCGCGCATCTCCGACGGCGAGATCGCCGTCCCCGACGCACCCGGGCTGGGCGTCGAACTCGACACGGACCGCCTCCACGCCGCCCACGAGCTCTACCTGAAGGAGGCCCTGGGGGCGCGTGACGACGCCGACGCCATGCAGTACCTCGTACCCGGCTGGACGTTCGACGCCAAGCGGCCCTGCCTGGTGCGGTAG